TCGGCCACTTTTAACGATAGAGGGCTTAAGTCCTATTTTCTTGAGAAGTTCTTCTACATTAGAAAAATGTACGATAACTCCGATATTGCCTGTTATTGTGCCTGGGTTGGCCACGACCTTATCAGCGGCACAGGCAACATAGTATCCTCCCGAAGTTGCCACTGACCCCATCGAAACAACCACATTCTTCTTTTTCTTCAGTGCAAGAACTGCTTTATATATCTCCTGCGAGGAAACCACACCGCCACCAGGCGAATCTATCCTCAAAACTACCGCTTTGATGCTATCGTCTTTACTATATTTAACCAGTTGATCCACAACAGGGGAAGAATCTTTGATGATTCCTTCGAGCGTTACGATACCAATTTTATTCTTAGGGGAAAAAGAGCTGTTGTCTCCGGTAAAGGTAGAAACTCCGTAAACAAAAATAAAAAATAAAATCAATATTAATACTAACAGAAATAATCCGAATATTACAGGATGCTTTCTCATTGCAGACTAACCATCCTCCTAAACTTGCAAACAGTTAATT
This sequence is a window from Syntrophales bacterium. Protein-coding genes within it:
- the sppA gene encoding signal peptide peptidase SppA; this translates as MRKHPVIFGLFLLVLILILFFIFVYGVSTFTGDNSSFSPKNKIGIVTLEGIIKDSSPVVDQLVKYSKDDSIKAVVLRIDSPGGGVVSSQEIYKAVLALKKKKNVVVSMGSVATSGGYYVACAADKVVANPGTITGNIGVIVHFSNVEELLKKIGLKPSIVKSGRYKDIGSPLREMTRDERRLLQEVVDDIYDQFLEAVSLNRKISKEKAASIADGKIFTGRQALKIGLVDFLGDKEYAINLAAKLSGIKGKPEVVHPKEKRLKLWKYILKETVSAIVGELRKECSGISY